The sequence GGCAAAACATTCCAAGCACCTATCGCCCGGATCTCACATGAAGTCGATATCAAAACGCGTACTATGCCGGTGGAACTGGACCTGAGAGACCCCCGGGGCCAATTGATCCCGGGAACGTTTTGCCAGGTGGAGTGGCCGGTTTATCGCAACTATCTGACTCTTTTTGTTCCGAGCACTGCCGTGGCGAGCGACTTGGCGCGTACCTTCGTTATCCGCGTGCAAAACAATCGAACCGAATGGGTCGATGTGAAAACGGGTGCCACCGTCGGGAAACTCATCGAGGTTTTCGGAGATCTAAAGGAAGGCGATGAGGTCGCGGCACAGGGCACAGATCAACTCCGCCCGGGGGTTGAGATCACCGCCGGATTGTGAAAGATCAAATGGCATCTTTCTCCCCTTTTTTCTGATCTTACACATCTAAAAAGTTGTCAGAAAGGCCCGCAATTTTCCCGAAGCGCAAGCTTGGCCGGCTGGATTATTTCAAGTACTTGCGCTCAGGTGGATGAGATACGATGTTGTCGGAGCTGCCGGACTGGTCATTTTTGACAGTAAAGTATAGTGATTTCGGCGTTCCGGCTTGATGCACGTTTCTGTTCCCGCACGGTCAGATCCCCATGAGCTTGTTCAGGCCATGCGTTGTCACGCTCCGATCGACGAATGTGAACTTGCCAGTCTCGATCACTTCATGTGCAGCATCGAGAAAACCGGTCATGGCCGCGCGATAAAGTGAGGTGGCAAGGCTGATGCGCTTGACTCCTGCCGCCGCGAGTTCCAGCACTGAAAATGATTTCCCTTTAATTCCAACCATGAAATTGAAAGGCTTCGAAATTGCCTCACAAACAATCCGCACAGAGTCGAGGTCCGGCAGGCCGGGAGCAAACAATACATCGGCTCCCGCCTTTTCAAAGGCCTGAAGGCGGCGGATGGTGTCATCCAGGCTTGGATCGGCATAGAGGAAATTATGCGCCCGGGCGGCAAGCATGAACGGGAAGGGGAATTCGTGCGCAGCTTGCGCAGCAGCGGCAATCCTTTCAACCGCCAGATTGTCATCGTAAAGCGGACGATCTGGCTTGCTCGTCGCATCTTCGATAGTGCACCCGACGAGGCCTGCTTCGGCCGCAAGGCGCACTGTCTCCGCCGCGCTATCCGGCGCATCACCAAACCCCTTCCCCAGATCTCCCGAGACGGGCAAATCTGTCGCATTAACAATCAGGCGTGCGTGCGCCAGCACCTCGTCTCGCGTTAGTCCGTGGTCTTTTCGACCTACCACACAGGCGGATGCTGCGCTCGACGTTGCCAATGCGTGAAAGCCAAGGCCAGCGAGAGCCCGGGCTGTGGCGACATCCCACGGGTTAGGAATAACGAAGGCGCCAGGGCCTTCATGTAGTGCGCGAAACCGAACTGCCTTCTCGTCCTGGGTAATATTCATAGAAAATACCTCGAAGATAGATTTGTACAAATTATACGACTTGGCAGAAGC is a genomic window of Acidobacteriota bacterium containing:
- a CDS encoding isocitrate lyase/phosphoenolpyruvate mutase family protein — protein: MNITQDEKAVRFRALHEGPGAFVIPNPWDVATARALAGLGFHALATSSAASACVVGRKDHGLTRDEVLAHARLIVNATDLPVSGDLGKGFGDAPDSAAETVRLAAEAGLVGCTIEDATSKPDRPLYDDNLAVERIAAAAQAAHEFPFPFMLAARAHNFLYADPSLDDTIRRLQAFEKAGADVLFAPGLPDLDSVRIVCEAISKPFNFMVGIKGKSFSVLELAAAGVKRISLATSLYRAAMTGFLDAAHEVIETGKFTFVDRSVTTHGLNKLMGI